One part of the Ursus arctos isolate Adak ecotype North America unplaced genomic scaffold, UrsArc2.0 scaffold_20, whole genome shotgun sequence genome encodes these proteins:
- the EIF2A gene encoding eukaryotic translation initiation factor 2A isoform X1, producing MAPSTPLLTVRGSEGLYMVNGPPHFTESALFPRESGKNCKVYTFSKDGTLFAWGNGEKINVINVTNKGLLHSFDLPKAVCLEFSPKNTILATWQPYTTSKDGTAGIPNLQLYDVKTGTCLKSFIQKKMQNWCPSWSEDESICARNVNNEVHFFENNNFNTIANKLHLQKINDFVLSPGPQPYKVAVYVPGSKGAPSFVRLYQYPNFDGPHAALANKSFFKADKVTMLWNKKATAVLVIASTDVDKTGASYYGEQTLHYIAANGESAVVQLPKNGPIYDVVWNSSSTEFCAVYGFMPAKATIFNLKCDPVFDFGTGPRNAAYYSPHGHILVLAGFGNLRGQMEVWDVKNYKLISKPVASDSTYFAWCPDGEHILTATCAPRLRVNNGYKIWHYTGSVLHKYDVPSNGELWQVSWQPFLDGIFPVKTITYQAVRSDVPSEEPKVATAYRPPALRNKPVTNSKLHEEEPPQNMKPQAGNDKPLSKTALKNQRKHEAKKAAKQEARNEKSPDLAPTPAPQSTPRNTVSQSTSGDPEIDKKIKNLKKKLKAIEQLKEQAAAGKQLEKNQVIFMCFMYACSHYHSSPFHYKQLFNQVGERINLRIILKTYGIYLVKYFYTETEKHRGRYDVDHDE from the exons TCCGAGGATCAGAAGGACTGTACATGGTAAATGGACCACCACATTTTACAGAAAGTGCTTTGTTTCCAAG GGAATCTGGGAAAAATTGCAAAGTCTATACCTTTAGTAAGGATGGCACCTTGTTTGCATGGGGCAACGGAGAAAA AATAAATGTTATCAATGTCACTAACAAGGGACTGCTGCACTCCTTCGACCTCCCAAAGGCAGTTTGCCTTGAGTTCTCGCCAAAAAACACTATCCTGGCAACGTGGCAGCCTTACACTA cttctaAAGATGGCACAGCTGGGATACCCAACTTACAACTGTATGATGTGAAAACTGGTACATGTTTGAAGTCTTTcatccagaaaaaaatgcaaaattg GTGTCCATCTTGGTCGGAAGATGAAAGTATCTGTGCCCGAAATGTTAACAACGAAGTTCACTTCTTTGAAAACAACAATTTTA ACACAATTGCAAATAAATTGCATTTgcaaaaaattaatgattttgtgTTATCACCTGGACCCCAACCATACAAG GTGGCTGTCTATGTTCCAGGAAGTAAGGGTGCGCCCTCATTTGTTAGATTGTATCAGTACCCCAATTTTGATGGACCTCATGCAGCTTTAGCtaataaaagtttctttaaagCTGATAAGGTTACAATGCTATGGAATAAAAAAG CTACTGCTGTGTTAGTAATAGCCAGTACAGATGTTGACAAGACAGGAGCGTCCTACTATGGGGAACAAACACTGCACTACATTGCAGCGAATGGAGAGAGTGCTGTCGTGCAATTGC cAAAAAATGGCCCCATTTATGATGTCGTTTGGAATTCTAGTTCTACTGAGTTTTGTGCTGTTTATGGTTTCATGCCTGCCAAAGCAACGATTTTCAACTTGAAATGCGATCCTGTGTTTGACTTTGGAACCGGTCCTCGTAATGCAGCCTACTATAGCCCACATGGACATATATTAGTACTAGCTGGATTTGGAAACCTGAGGGGACAAATGGAAGTGTGGGATGTTAAAAACTACAAACTTATTTCTAAACCAGTGGCCTCTGATTCTACGTATTTTGCTTGGTGCCCTGATGGTGAGCATATTTTAACAGCCACGTGTGCTCCCAGGTTACGTGTTAATAATGGGTACAAGATTTGGCATTATACTGGCTCTGTCTTGCACAAGTATGATGTACCGTCAAATGGAGAATTATGGCAGGTTTCGTGGCAGCCATTTTTAGATGGAATATTTCCAGTAAAAACAATAACGTACCAAGCAGTTCGAAGTGATGTACCCAGTGAAGAACCTAAAGTTGCAACAGCTTACAGACCCCCAGCTTTacgaaataagccagtcaccaaTTCCAAACTG CATGAGGAGGAACCACCTCAGAATATGAAACCACAAGCAGGAAATGATAAGCCATTATCAAAAACAGCCCTGAAAAATCAAAGGAAACACGAGGCTAAGAAAGCTGCAAAACAG GAAGCAAGAAATGAGAAGAGTCCAGATTTGGCACCTACTCCTGCCCCACAGAGCACACCACGAAATACTGTATCGCAGTCAACCTCTGGAGACCctgaaatagataaaaaaatcaagaacctAAAAAAG AAACTGAAAGCAATCGAACAACTGAAAGAACAAGCAGCAGCTGGAAAACAGCTAGAAAAAAATCAGGTCATTTTTATGTGTTTCATGTATGCATGTAGTCACTACCACTCTTCCCCTTTTCATTATAAACAGTTGTTTAATCAAGTGGGAGAGCgtataaatttaagaataattttgaaaacatatggcatatatttggtaaaatatttttacactgAAACAGAAAAGCATAGGGGAAGATATGATGTAGATCATGATGAATGA
- the EIF2A gene encoding eukaryotic translation initiation factor 2A isoform X3, with the protein MDHHILQKVLCFQGNLGKIAKSIPLVRMAPCLHGATEKTSKDGTAGIPNLQLYDVKTGTCLKSFIQKKMQNWCPSWSEDESICARNVNNEVHFFENNNFNTIANKLHLQKINDFVLSPGPQPYKVAVYVPGSKGAPSFVRLYQYPNFDGPHAALANKSFFKADKVTMLWNKKATAVLVIASTDVDKTGASYYGEQTLHYIAANGESAVVQLPKNGPIYDVVWNSSSTEFCAVYGFMPAKATIFNLKCDPVFDFGTGPRNAAYYSPHGHILVLAGFGNLRGQMEVWDVKNYKLISKPVASDSTYFAWCPDGEHILTATCAPRLRVNNGYKIWHYTGSVLHKYDVPSNGELWQVSWQPFLDGIFPVKTITYQAVRSDVPSEEPKVATAYRPPALRNKPVTNSKLHEEEPPQNMKPQAGNDKPLSKTALKNQRKHEAKKAAKQEARNEKSPDLAPTPAPQSTPRNTVSQSTSGDPEIDKKIKNLKKKLKAIEQLKEQAAAGKQLEKNQVIFMCFMYACSHYHSSPFHYKQLFNQVGERINLRIILKTYGIYLVKYFYTETEKHRGRYDVDHDE; encoded by the exons ATGGACCACCACATTTTACAGAAAGTGCTTTGTTTCCAAG GGAATCTGGGAAAAATTGCAAAGTCTATACCTTTAGTAAGGATGGCACCTTGTTTGCATGGGGCAACGGAGAAAA cttctaAAGATGGCACAGCTGGGATACCCAACTTACAACTGTATGATGTGAAAACTGGTACATGTTTGAAGTCTTTcatccagaaaaaaatgcaaaattg GTGTCCATCTTGGTCGGAAGATGAAAGTATCTGTGCCCGAAATGTTAACAACGAAGTTCACTTCTTTGAAAACAACAATTTTA ACACAATTGCAAATAAATTGCATTTgcaaaaaattaatgattttgtgTTATCACCTGGACCCCAACCATACAAG GTGGCTGTCTATGTTCCAGGAAGTAAGGGTGCGCCCTCATTTGTTAGATTGTATCAGTACCCCAATTTTGATGGACCTCATGCAGCTTTAGCtaataaaagtttctttaaagCTGATAAGGTTACAATGCTATGGAATAAAAAAG CTACTGCTGTGTTAGTAATAGCCAGTACAGATGTTGACAAGACAGGAGCGTCCTACTATGGGGAACAAACACTGCACTACATTGCAGCGAATGGAGAGAGTGCTGTCGTGCAATTGC cAAAAAATGGCCCCATTTATGATGTCGTTTGGAATTCTAGTTCTACTGAGTTTTGTGCTGTTTATGGTTTCATGCCTGCCAAAGCAACGATTTTCAACTTGAAATGCGATCCTGTGTTTGACTTTGGAACCGGTCCTCGTAATGCAGCCTACTATAGCCCACATGGACATATATTAGTACTAGCTGGATTTGGAAACCTGAGGGGACAAATGGAAGTGTGGGATGTTAAAAACTACAAACTTATTTCTAAACCAGTGGCCTCTGATTCTACGTATTTTGCTTGGTGCCCTGATGGTGAGCATATTTTAACAGCCACGTGTGCTCCCAGGTTACGTGTTAATAATGGGTACAAGATTTGGCATTATACTGGCTCTGTCTTGCACAAGTATGATGTACCGTCAAATGGAGAATTATGGCAGGTTTCGTGGCAGCCATTTTTAGATGGAATATTTCCAGTAAAAACAATAACGTACCAAGCAGTTCGAAGTGATGTACCCAGTGAAGAACCTAAAGTTGCAACAGCTTACAGACCCCCAGCTTTacgaaataagccagtcaccaaTTCCAAACTG CATGAGGAGGAACCACCTCAGAATATGAAACCACAAGCAGGAAATGATAAGCCATTATCAAAAACAGCCCTGAAAAATCAAAGGAAACACGAGGCTAAGAAAGCTGCAAAACAG GAAGCAAGAAATGAGAAGAGTCCAGATTTGGCACCTACTCCTGCCCCACAGAGCACACCACGAAATACTGTATCGCAGTCAACCTCTGGAGACCctgaaatagataaaaaaatcaagaacctAAAAAAG AAACTGAAAGCAATCGAACAACTGAAAGAACAAGCAGCAGCTGGAAAACAGCTAGAAAAAAATCAGGTCATTTTTATGTGTTTCATGTATGCATGTAGTCACTACCACTCTTCCCCTTTTCATTATAAACAGTTGTTTAATCAAGTGGGAGAGCgtataaatttaagaataattttgaaaacatatggcatatatttggtaaaatatttttacactgAAACAGAAAAGCATAGGGGAAGATATGATGTAGATCATGATGAATGA
- the EIF2A gene encoding eukaryotic translation initiation factor 2A isoform X4, whose amino-acid sequence MDHHILQKVLCFQGNLGKIAKSIPLVRMAPCLHGATEKTSKDGTAGIPNLQLYDVKTGTCLKSFIQKKMQNWCPSWSEDESICARNVNNEVHFFENNNFNTIANKLHLQKINDFVLSPGPQPYKVAVYVPGSKGAPSFVRLYQYPNFDGPHAALANKSFFKADKVTMLWNKKATAVLVIASTDVDKTGASYYGEQTLHYIAANGESAVVQLPKNGPIYDVVWNSSSTEFCAVYGFMPAKATIFNLKCDPVFDFGTGPRNAAYYSPHGHILVLAGFGNLRGQMEVWDVKNYKLISKPVASDSTYFAWCPDGEHILTATCAPRLRVNNGYKIWHYTGSVLHKYDVPSNGELWQVSWQPFLDGIFPVKTITYQAVRSDVPSEEPKVATAYRPPALRNKPVTNSKLHEEEPPQNMKPQAGNDKPLSKTALKNQRKHEAKKAAKQEARNEKSPDLAPTPAPQSTPRNTVSQSTSGDPEIDKKIKNLKKKLKAIEQLKEQAAAGKQLEKNQLEKIQKEKALLQELEDLELGI is encoded by the exons ATGGACCACCACATTTTACAGAAAGTGCTTTGTTTCCAAG GGAATCTGGGAAAAATTGCAAAGTCTATACCTTTAGTAAGGATGGCACCTTGTTTGCATGGGGCAACGGAGAAAA cttctaAAGATGGCACAGCTGGGATACCCAACTTACAACTGTATGATGTGAAAACTGGTACATGTTTGAAGTCTTTcatccagaaaaaaatgcaaaattg GTGTCCATCTTGGTCGGAAGATGAAAGTATCTGTGCCCGAAATGTTAACAACGAAGTTCACTTCTTTGAAAACAACAATTTTA ACACAATTGCAAATAAATTGCATTTgcaaaaaattaatgattttgtgTTATCACCTGGACCCCAACCATACAAG GTGGCTGTCTATGTTCCAGGAAGTAAGGGTGCGCCCTCATTTGTTAGATTGTATCAGTACCCCAATTTTGATGGACCTCATGCAGCTTTAGCtaataaaagtttctttaaagCTGATAAGGTTACAATGCTATGGAATAAAAAAG CTACTGCTGTGTTAGTAATAGCCAGTACAGATGTTGACAAGACAGGAGCGTCCTACTATGGGGAACAAACACTGCACTACATTGCAGCGAATGGAGAGAGTGCTGTCGTGCAATTGC cAAAAAATGGCCCCATTTATGATGTCGTTTGGAATTCTAGTTCTACTGAGTTTTGTGCTGTTTATGGTTTCATGCCTGCCAAAGCAACGATTTTCAACTTGAAATGCGATCCTGTGTTTGACTTTGGAACCGGTCCTCGTAATGCAGCCTACTATAGCCCACATGGACATATATTAGTACTAGCTGGATTTGGAAACCTGAGGGGACAAATGGAAGTGTGGGATGTTAAAAACTACAAACTTATTTCTAAACCAGTGGCCTCTGATTCTACGTATTTTGCTTGGTGCCCTGATGGTGAGCATATTTTAACAGCCACGTGTGCTCCCAGGTTACGTGTTAATAATGGGTACAAGATTTGGCATTATACTGGCTCTGTCTTGCACAAGTATGATGTACCGTCAAATGGAGAATTATGGCAGGTTTCGTGGCAGCCATTTTTAGATGGAATATTTCCAGTAAAAACAATAACGTACCAAGCAGTTCGAAGTGATGTACCCAGTGAAGAACCTAAAGTTGCAACAGCTTACAGACCCCCAGCTTTacgaaataagccagtcaccaaTTCCAAACTG CATGAGGAGGAACCACCTCAGAATATGAAACCACAAGCAGGAAATGATAAGCCATTATCAAAAACAGCCCTGAAAAATCAAAGGAAACACGAGGCTAAGAAAGCTGCAAAACAG GAAGCAAGAAATGAGAAGAGTCCAGATTTGGCACCTACTCCTGCCCCACAGAGCACACCACGAAATACTGTATCGCAGTCAACCTCTGGAGACCctgaaatagataaaaaaatcaagaacctAAAAAAG AAACTGAAAGCAATCGAACAACTGAAAGAACAAGCAGCAGCTGGAAAACAGCTAGAAAAAAATCAG TTGGAGAAAATTCAAAAAGAGAAAGCCCTTCTCCAGGAGCTGGAAGATTTGGAATTGGGTATTTAA
- the EIF2A gene encoding eukaryotic translation initiation factor 2A isoform X2, with the protein MAPSTPLLTVRGSEGLYMVNGPPHFTESALFPRESGKNCKVYTFSKDGTLFAWGNGEKINVINVTNKGLLHSFDLPKAVCLEFSPKNTILATWQPYTTSKDGTAGIPNLQLYDVKTGTCLKSFIQKKMQNWCPSWSEDESICARNVNNEVHFFENNNFNTIANKLHLQKINDFVLSPGPQPYKVAVYVPGSKGAPSFVRLYQYPNFDGPHAALANKSFFKADKVTMLWNKKATAVLVIASTDVDKTGASYYGEQTLHYIAANGESAVVQLPKNGPIYDVVWNSSSTEFCAVYGFMPAKATIFNLKCDPVFDFGTGPRNAAYYSPHGHILVLAGFGNLRGQMEVWDVKNYKLISKPVASDSTYFAWCPDGEHILTATCAPRLRVNNGYKIWHYTGSVLHKYDVPSNGELWQVSWQPFLDGIFPVKTITYQAVRSDVPSEEPKVATAYRPPALRNKPVTNSKLHEEEPPQNMKPQAGNDKPLSKTALKNQRKHEAKKAAKQEARNEKSPDLAPTPAPQSTPRNTVSQSTSGDPEIDKKIKNLKKKLKAIEQLKEQAAAGKQLEKNQLEKIQKEKALLQELEDLELGI; encoded by the exons TCCGAGGATCAGAAGGACTGTACATGGTAAATGGACCACCACATTTTACAGAAAGTGCTTTGTTTCCAAG GGAATCTGGGAAAAATTGCAAAGTCTATACCTTTAGTAAGGATGGCACCTTGTTTGCATGGGGCAACGGAGAAAA AATAAATGTTATCAATGTCACTAACAAGGGACTGCTGCACTCCTTCGACCTCCCAAAGGCAGTTTGCCTTGAGTTCTCGCCAAAAAACACTATCCTGGCAACGTGGCAGCCTTACACTA cttctaAAGATGGCACAGCTGGGATACCCAACTTACAACTGTATGATGTGAAAACTGGTACATGTTTGAAGTCTTTcatccagaaaaaaatgcaaaattg GTGTCCATCTTGGTCGGAAGATGAAAGTATCTGTGCCCGAAATGTTAACAACGAAGTTCACTTCTTTGAAAACAACAATTTTA ACACAATTGCAAATAAATTGCATTTgcaaaaaattaatgattttgtgTTATCACCTGGACCCCAACCATACAAG GTGGCTGTCTATGTTCCAGGAAGTAAGGGTGCGCCCTCATTTGTTAGATTGTATCAGTACCCCAATTTTGATGGACCTCATGCAGCTTTAGCtaataaaagtttctttaaagCTGATAAGGTTACAATGCTATGGAATAAAAAAG CTACTGCTGTGTTAGTAATAGCCAGTACAGATGTTGACAAGACAGGAGCGTCCTACTATGGGGAACAAACACTGCACTACATTGCAGCGAATGGAGAGAGTGCTGTCGTGCAATTGC cAAAAAATGGCCCCATTTATGATGTCGTTTGGAATTCTAGTTCTACTGAGTTTTGTGCTGTTTATGGTTTCATGCCTGCCAAAGCAACGATTTTCAACTTGAAATGCGATCCTGTGTTTGACTTTGGAACCGGTCCTCGTAATGCAGCCTACTATAGCCCACATGGACATATATTAGTACTAGCTGGATTTGGAAACCTGAGGGGACAAATGGAAGTGTGGGATGTTAAAAACTACAAACTTATTTCTAAACCAGTGGCCTCTGATTCTACGTATTTTGCTTGGTGCCCTGATGGTGAGCATATTTTAACAGCCACGTGTGCTCCCAGGTTACGTGTTAATAATGGGTACAAGATTTGGCATTATACTGGCTCTGTCTTGCACAAGTATGATGTACCGTCAAATGGAGAATTATGGCAGGTTTCGTGGCAGCCATTTTTAGATGGAATATTTCCAGTAAAAACAATAACGTACCAAGCAGTTCGAAGTGATGTACCCAGTGAAGAACCTAAAGTTGCAACAGCTTACAGACCCCCAGCTTTacgaaataagccagtcaccaaTTCCAAACTG CATGAGGAGGAACCACCTCAGAATATGAAACCACAAGCAGGAAATGATAAGCCATTATCAAAAACAGCCCTGAAAAATCAAAGGAAACACGAGGCTAAGAAAGCTGCAAAACAG GAAGCAAGAAATGAGAAGAGTCCAGATTTGGCACCTACTCCTGCCCCACAGAGCACACCACGAAATACTGTATCGCAGTCAACCTCTGGAGACCctgaaatagataaaaaaatcaagaacctAAAAAAG AAACTGAAAGCAATCGAACAACTGAAAGAACAAGCAGCAGCTGGAAAACAGCTAGAAAAAAATCAG TTGGAGAAAATTCAAAAAGAGAAAGCCCTTCTCCAGGAGCTGGAAGATTTGGAATTGGGTATTTAA